Proteins from one Leptospira wolffii serovar Khorat str. Khorat-H2 genomic window:
- a CDS encoding EAL domain-containing protein: MSEGRVAWNAVKWREWFSEGELVPHFQPILSVEKDSIFGYEALARFVDKRGTIHSLGPFFLADIPHSLSKEEREDFKILKLEIDRLIRRKALEKIRKDSRLDPDAKLFLNISPAFMQEYLDSKTEEDPFTLRAAKELGLDPKKIVVEIVEEHFSGEIEQLKPLINLYKRSGFLVAIDDLGSKSSNLDRIGALHPDIIKVDLGLIRSSVASRNFQEILYTLSRLAESLGCALLFEGIETETELYNALTYGARYLQGFYFAEPAPEPVDISGLSIRFSQLHELFFNYKKYQLLRRIKKERELEDRLDSSGIEVLSGADDTDRIRIRIRNPYLLEKSVFRMYVTDTEGRQLSPNYSSISDAGMLEDDAFVGRNWSWRPYFLEQFYKNAKNPSQTWIASNPYYDLESNLLLVTYSKRFSEDNVLFVDVRMWDFP, from the coding sequence ATGAGCGAAGGTAGAGTTGCTTGGAACGCCGTTAAATGGAGAGAATGGTTCTCCGAAGGAGAGCTTGTTCCTCACTTCCAGCCCATTCTATCAGTCGAAAAGGATTCCATATTCGGCTACGAAGCCCTGGCCCGTTTCGTGGACAAGAGAGGGACGATCCATAGCCTAGGCCCTTTCTTTCTTGCGGATATCCCTCATTCTTTAAGCAAAGAGGAAAGGGAAGATTTCAAAATTCTTAAATTAGAAATCGATCGCCTAATCCGTCGTAAGGCGCTGGAAAAGATCCGCAAGGATTCCCGACTCGATCCGGACGCCAAACTCTTTCTAAATATCTCTCCCGCGTTCATGCAGGAATACCTGGATTCCAAAACCGAGGAGGATCCTTTTACCCTTCGTGCGGCCAAAGAATTGGGTTTGGACCCGAAGAAAATCGTGGTAGAGATAGTAGAGGAACATTTTTCCGGGGAGATCGAGCAGCTTAAACCGTTGATCAATCTGTACAAACGTTCCGGATTCTTGGTCGCCATAGACGATCTGGGATCCAAATCCTCCAATCTGGATCGCATCGGGGCATTACATCCCGATATCATCAAGGTGGATCTAGGATTGATCCGCAGTTCGGTGGCATCCAGGAATTTTCAGGAAATATTATATACTCTTTCTAGACTCGCGGAAAGCCTAGGATGTGCGCTTTTGTTCGAAGGAATCGAAACGGAAACGGAATTATACAACGCTCTGACTTACGGCGCCAGGTATTTGCAGGGATTCTATTTTGCCGAACCCGCACCCGAACCGGTGGATATCTCCGGCTTAAGTATACGATTCTCCCAATTACACGAGTTATTCTTCAATTATAAGAAATACCAATTACTCCGAAGGATCAAAAAGGAAAGAGAATTGGAGGATAGATTGGATTCTTCCGGGATCGAAGTTCTTTCCGGGGCCGACGATACGGATAGGATAAGGATCCGTATCCGAAATCCTTATCTTCTGGAAAAATCTGTCTTTAGGATGTACGTAACCGACACGGAAGGAAGACAATTGTCTCCCAATTATTCCAGTATTTCCGATGCGGGTATGTTGGAGGACGACGCTTTTGTGGGAAGAAATTGGAGCTGGAGACCTTATTTTCTGGAGCAATTCTATAAGAACGCCAAAAATCCCTCCCAGACCTGGATCGCAAGCAATCCTTACTACGATTTAGAAAGTAATTTGTTGCTTGTGACTTATTCTAAACGATTCTCCGAAGATAATGTACTTTTCGTAGACGTTCGGATGTGGGATTTCCCGTAA
- the guaB gene encoding IMP dehydrogenase produces MSNQSYRNSQFLDGLSGEDLFNMQIGLTYRDFLVLPGFIDFHPSEVELDTRFTKNIRLKRPFVSSPMDTVTESAMAIAQALMGGIGIIHYNNTIDEQVSEVSKVKRFENGFISDPVVLGPKNTISDLDRIKETQGFTGIPITQDGTRNSKLIGIVTNRDIDFERDRSVPLEKVMTTDVITGKAGITLKEANDVIKKEKIGKLPIIDKDGKLVSLVSRSDLKKNKDFPDSSKDEHKRLRVGAAVSTLIESRDRVAALYEAGVDVIIIDSAQGNSIYQIEMLKFIKANFKGLEVVGGNVVTRAQAENLIQAGADGLRIGMGPGSICITQDTMAVGRAQATAVYQTAAHAAKYDVPVIADGGISNIGDIANALAIGASACMMGFMFAGTSEAPGEYFYENGIRLKKYRGMASIEAMKAGGDKRYFNEGQKVKVAQGVSGSVVDRGSILNFIPYLSQGLRLSFQDMGFRTVQELHAGLREGKLRFERRSESAQAQGSVHSLYSYSAPTLRAE; encoded by the coding sequence ATGTCAAACCAATCTTACCGCAACTCCCAATTTTTAGACGGCCTCTCAGGCGAAGATCTTTTCAATATGCAAATCGGGCTGACTTACCGGGACTTTCTGGTCCTGCCCGGTTTTATCGACTTTCATCCTTCCGAAGTGGAATTGGATACTCGTTTCACTAAAAACATCAGACTCAAAAGACCCTTCGTGAGTTCTCCCATGGATACGGTGACCGAGTCTGCGATGGCCATCGCTCAGGCCCTTATGGGAGGGATCGGGATCATCCATTATAATAACACGATCGACGAACAGGTCTCCGAGGTGAGCAAGGTAAAAAGATTCGAGAACGGATTCATTTCGGATCCTGTGGTACTCGGACCGAAAAACACGATCTCCGATCTGGATCGAATCAAGGAAACCCAAGGTTTTACCGGAATTCCTATCACGCAGGACGGAACCCGCAATTCTAAACTAATCGGTATCGTTACCAATCGGGATATAGATTTCGAACGAGATAGATCCGTTCCTCTGGAAAAAGTCATGACGACCGACGTCATTACGGGTAAGGCGGGGATCACCTTGAAAGAGGCGAATGACGTTATCAAGAAAGAGAAAATCGGAAAACTTCCGATCATAGACAAGGACGGAAAACTCGTATCTTTGGTAAGCCGCTCCGATCTTAAAAAGAATAAGGACTTCCCCGATTCTTCCAAGGACGAGCACAAGAGGCTCCGGGTAGGCGCTGCGGTTTCCACTTTGATCGAATCCAGAGACAGGGTTGCCGCTCTTTACGAAGCGGGAGTCGACGTGATCATCATCGATTCCGCGCAGGGAAATTCGATTTACCAGATAGAAATGCTGAAATTCATCAAGGCCAATTTCAAAGGCCTGGAAGTGGTCGGCGGTAACGTGGTAACCAGAGCCCAGGCGGAGAATCTGATCCAGGCGGGTGCAGACGGACTTCGAATCGGTATGGGACCGGGGTCCATTTGTATTACCCAGGACACCATGGCCGTGGGTCGAGCCCAGGCTACCGCGGTCTACCAAACTGCGGCTCATGCGGCAAAATACGATGTGCCGGTGATCGCCGACGGCGGGATTTCCAATATCGGAGATATCGCAAACGCTCTGGCGATCGGAGCCTCCGCGTGTATGATGGGATTTATGTTTGCCGGAACTTCCGAGGCCCCCGGGGAGTATTTTTATGAGAATGGAATTCGTCTCAAGAAGTATAGGGGAATGGCGAGCATCGAGGCCATGAAGGCCGGCGGTGATAAACGTTATTTTAACGAAGGACAAAAAGTAAAAGTGGCCCAAGGAGTGAGCGGATCCGTCGTAGACAGAGGATCCATTCTGAACTTCATTCCTTATCTAAGCCAAGGCTTAAGACTTTCTTTCCAGGACATGGGTTTCCGTACCGTTCAGGAACTACATGCGGGATTGAGAGAAGGAAAACTTAGGTTCGAGAGGAGAAGTGAATCCGCTCAAGCCCAAGGTTCCGTACATAGCCTTTACTCTTACAGCGCGCCGACCCTAAGAGCGGAGTAA
- a CDS encoding DUF1577 domain-containing protein, whose product MEKVQRKQRDKEFITEPEKKLHIIGKFLLKTDLLVRDTEAHDSVQLLSVSKDATKILVQGRMAEQFKLNSHVVLYKLLARYVELECEILEEKPNNQYVMLVENVSIASRERKFPRIKPPDGSVWITNLRTSRTTIDANLFNIPTSVKVNFADTERTLKPKYDIVKIDVFNSIGDKFDLVKKTGKILFIPNTQKPDSYKSIDPSGFIDYEHELGDEDDVRKKIIEYANQKIRSELIVPIIYVNHDEQAIPIGYVQAQNRNREIDLLEVTEIKTLTFEMVDRIRESNTILVKERFPVIDLSTGGLRVKINHPDLNNEIPRRVGFTFDIFFKMQSPLTAYGVVRSVAKDTDGNLYIGVSLEGNSARPGEKKRYIDNVNRLLADAGIKVNPN is encoded by the coding sequence ATGGAAAAGGTCCAGAGGAAACAAAGAGACAAAGAATTCATTACCGAACCGGAGAAAAAGCTCCATATCATCGGAAAATTTCTACTCAAAACCGATCTACTCGTAAGGGATACGGAAGCCCACGATTCCGTCCAACTACTCTCCGTAAGTAAGGATGCCACAAAGATCCTAGTCCAAGGTCGAATGGCCGAACAATTCAAACTCAATTCTCATGTAGTTCTATACAAGCTCTTGGCTAGATATGTGGAATTGGAATGCGAGATTCTCGAAGAAAAGCCCAATAATCAGTATGTAATGCTGGTTGAAAATGTTTCGATCGCAAGTAGAGAAAGAAAGTTTCCAAGAATCAAGCCGCCGGATGGCAGCGTTTGGATCACAAATCTCCGCACTAGTAGGACTACGATAGATGCGAATTTGTTCAACATTCCCACGTCGGTTAAGGTAAATTTTGCGGATACGGAAAGGACTCTAAAACCCAAGTACGATATCGTTAAAATAGACGTGTTCAATTCCATAGGTGATAAGTTCGATCTAGTCAAGAAGACGGGAAAGATTCTGTTCATTCCGAATACCCAAAAACCGGATAGTTATAAAAGCATCGATCCGAGCGGTTTCATAGACTACGAACACGAACTAGGAGACGAGGACGACGTCCGTAAGAAAATCATCGAATACGCGAACCAAAAGATTCGCTCCGAGTTAATCGTTCCGATCATCTACGTCAACCACGACGAACAGGCGATTCCGATCGGATACGTTCAGGCTCAAAACCGTAATCGGGAAATCGATCTTCTAGAAGTTACGGAAATTAAGACGCTGACATTCGAGATGGTGGATCGGATTCGAGAATCCAATACAATTTTAGTGAAGGAAAGATTTCCGGTCATAGACCTCTCTACGGGAGGCCTAAGAGTTAAGATCAATCATCCGGATCTGAATAACGAGATTCCTAGACGGGTGGGATTTACATTCGATATTTTCTTTAAAATGCAGTCTCCTCTTACTGCATACGGTGTGGTTCGCTCCGTAGCCAAAGACACGGACGGGAATCTTTATATAGGAGTTTCCTTAGAGGGCAACTCGGCGAGACCGGGGGAGAAGAAACGTTATATAGACAACGTAAACCGTCTCTTGGCGGATGCGGGAATCAAGGTGAATCCGAATTAG
- a CDS encoding FAD-binding oxidoreductase, with product MATASKKKSSKTTAPKKKAVSKISASDFETRLSSPQKVEAWGMNHYSNSRVFLPESVQDFKDLFQYANATGTKVTFRGGGCSYGDAATNEKGVVVDIRNFNKILSFDSKTGILTAESGVTIKQLWEFGIEKGYWPPVVSGTMFPTLGGALSMNIHGKNNFAVGPIGDHVQEFTFLTTDGKEIACSPKKNADVFYSAISGFGMLGAFLTVTIKMKKIYAGKMKVWPVNTSNLQEMYDYFEREYKNSDYLVGWVDGFGSGKGLGRGQIHKAVNLKAGEDPGYPENCKLENQILPSTFLGLIPKSWMWIFMYPFSNNLGMRFVNFGKWISGFLSSKPYLQGHAEYAFLLDYVPNWKFMYKPGAMIQYQSFIPKENAVKGFEEILSLCQKRGIVTWLAVFKKHRPDKFLLTHALDGYSMAMDFPVTKGNKEKLWAMAREMDEIVVKNGGRFYFAKDSTLRPEILKRYLPKASLDKFRALKKKLDPKNLIESDLYRRVWAK from the coding sequence ATGGCGACCGCTTCTAAAAAGAAATCATCCAAAACGACCGCTCCTAAGAAAAAGGCGGTATCTAAGATCTCCGCTTCCGATTTTGAAACTAGGCTTTCTTCTCCCCAAAAGGTGGAAGCCTGGGGGATGAATCATTATTCTAATAGCAGGGTCTTTTTACCAGAATCCGTTCAGGATTTCAAGGATCTATTCCAATATGCGAACGCGACTGGAACCAAGGTCACCTTTAGAGGTGGCGGTTGCAGTTACGGAGATGCAGCTACCAACGAAAAAGGAGTCGTAGTAGATATCCGAAATTTCAATAAGATTCTTTCCTTCGATTCCAAGACGGGAATTCTTACCGCGGAATCAGGAGTTACCATCAAGCAATTATGGGAATTCGGAATCGAAAAGGGATACTGGCCTCCCGTAGTCAGCGGGACTATGTTTCCCACGTTAGGCGGAGCGCTTTCCATGAATATTCACGGAAAGAATAATTTCGCGGTGGGCCCGATCGGAGATCATGTACAAGAATTCACTTTCCTGACCACGGATGGAAAAGAGATCGCATGTAGTCCTAAAAAGAACGCCGATGTCTTTTATTCTGCCATCTCCGGTTTCGGAATGCTCGGGGCCTTTTTAACCGTCACCATCAAGATGAAGAAAATCTATGCCGGAAAAATGAAAGTTTGGCCGGTGAACACTTCCAACTTGCAAGAGATGTACGATTATTTCGAGAGGGAATACAAGAACTCCGACTATCTAGTCGGATGGGTGGACGGTTTCGGTTCCGGCAAAGGCCTAGGAAGAGGACAAATTCATAAGGCTGTGAACTTGAAAGCGGGAGAGGATCCCGGTTATCCGGAAAATTGCAAATTGGAAAATCAAATTCTTCCTAGCACATTTCTGGGATTGATTCCCAAATCCTGGATGTGGATCTTCATGTATCCTTTCAGCAATAATTTGGGAATGCGTTTTGTGAACTTCGGAAAATGGATCTCCGGATTCTTATCTAGCAAACCTTATCTACAAGGACACGCCGAATACGCCTTCCTTTTGGATTACGTTCCGAATTGGAAATTCATGTACAAACCCGGTGCTATGATCCAATACCAAAGTTTTATTCCTAAGGAGAATGCGGTGAAAGGCTTCGAAGAGATTCTTAGCCTTTGCCAAAAACGCGGAATCGTTACCTGGCTTGCGGTCTTCAAGAAACATAGACCGGATAAATTCCTACTCACTCACGCTTTGGACGGTTACTCCATGGCCATGGATTTCCCGGTCACCAAGGGAAATAAGGAAAAACTCTGGGCTATGGCTAGGGAGATGGACGAGATCGTAGTAAAGAACGGAGGTAGATTCTATTTCGCAAAAGATAGCACTCTCCGTCCGGAAATACTGAAACGTTATCTTCCTAAGGCGAGTCTGGATAAATTCAGAGCCTTGAAGAAAAAACTGGATCCCAAAAATCTGATCGAATCCGATCTCTACAGAAGAGTTTGGGCTAAATAA
- a CDS encoding LA_3751/LA_3752 family putative glycosyltransferase: MFFAFLRRVSALSNKSWGFVLLGGVFLGIFLSWQYQTGIRVGDGAIKQQQIADLIRKGFPDFSCSYAGSEIDPNFLFLPLDMKRGATMAHIFQGKCYYVFPFYYSSIQLPFALFFGRFGSFLLSFLFGLGTLYVSFLLSVRLGFKERTRAGFLAFLLLGSAFSLFSTDLSETILSIFGVTLGAYFLLREEDSEISSLVMAGISFGFASLFRQEVILLAGSIAIFQVPEFLKRPKLTTFSFSFGLLLLGQMVLNGVVVGHPLGSRGYLQASGTENFDLAQQFRYLGELLVYGKGSYGLFGAYPFLLVLFRWKKEPSSVTRILFSCVLFILISALLTSSRFWQGVMFGPRFLMTILPLSLLFGFHILEKHWDSDPKWLRAILLLALAYSVFGALRFDLLYRKFTRSVIGEQVALSAFCEKTVVYRKDSVFLPPDSFDKQRDVYELYEEKDFDSLLETLEKGRIGRITVVGFKDRYPKEVLVPHSEKFKFVNRNFLQSQSINMETLEFERIR, translated from the coding sequence ATGTTTTTCGCTTTCCTACGTAGAGTCTCGGCTCTTTCGAACAAGTCCTGGGGCTTCGTTCTCTTAGGAGGCGTTTTTTTAGGAATTTTCCTGAGTTGGCAATACCAGACCGGAATTCGAGTCGGAGACGGTGCCATCAAACAGCAGCAAATCGCGGATTTAATCCGTAAGGGATTTCCCGACTTTTCCTGCTCGTACGCGGGATCGGAAATCGATCCTAATTTCCTCTTCCTTCCGTTGGATATGAAGAGAGGGGCCACGATGGCTCATATTTTCCAAGGAAAATGCTATTACGTCTTCCCCTTTTACTACAGTTCGATCCAACTTCCCTTCGCACTTTTTTTCGGAAGATTCGGTAGCTTCCTACTTTCCTTCTTATTCGGATTGGGAACTCTTTACGTATCCTTTCTACTCTCCGTTCGTTTGGGATTCAAGGAACGGACAAGAGCGGGGTTTCTCGCTTTTCTTTTACTCGGTTCCGCATTCAGTTTATTCTCCACGGATCTTTCGGAAACCATTCTCTCAATTTTCGGAGTCACTTTAGGGGCGTATTTTCTCCTCCGAGAAGAGGATTCGGAAATTTCCAGTCTCGTTATGGCGGGCATCTCCTTCGGATTCGCTTCTTTGTTTCGCCAGGAAGTCATTCTTTTAGCAGGCTCCATCGCGATCTTCCAGGTTCCCGAATTCCTAAAAAGACCCAAACTCACTACATTCTCCTTTAGCTTCGGCTTGCTTCTCCTAGGACAAATGGTATTGAACGGAGTCGTAGTAGGACATCCTCTCGGATCCAGAGGATACCTGCAGGCATCAGGAACCGAAAATTTCGATCTTGCCCAACAATTCCGGTATTTGGGCGAACTCTTGGTCTATGGAAAAGGTTCCTACGGACTCTTCGGAGCCTATCCTTTTCTATTGGTTCTGTTTCGTTGGAAAAAAGAACCTTCTTCCGTAACTCGAATCTTATTCTCTTGCGTACTATTCATACTGATTTCGGCCCTACTTACCTCTTCCCGGTTTTGGCAGGGAGTCATGTTCGGTCCTAGATTCCTAATGACCATCCTTCCATTGTCCCTATTATTCGGATTTCATATCTTGGAAAAGCATTGGGATTCGGATCCCAAATGGCTAAGGGCGATTCTTCTCTTAGCTCTCGCCTATTCCGTATTCGGCGCTTTGAGATTCGACCTTCTCTATCGTAAATTCACCCGCTCCGTGATAGGAGAACAGGTCGCCTTAAGCGCGTTCTGCGAGAAGACCGTGGTTTATAGGAAAGATTCCGTATTTCTTCCTCCGGATTCCTTCGATAAGCAAAGAGACGTTTATGAATTGTACGAAGAGAAGGATTTCGATTCCCTTCTGGAGACTCTGGAAAAGGGAAGAATCGGCCGCATCACCGTGGTAGGTTTTAAGGATAGATACCCTAAGGAAGTCTTAGTTCCTCATTCCGAAAAATTTAAATTCGTGAATCGTAATTTTCTCCAGAGCCAATCCATCAATATGGAGACTCTGGAATTCGAAAGAATCCGATAA
- a CDS encoding SDR family NAD(P)-dependent oxidoreductase — protein sequence MAKKIIVVGASSGIGKEIATQLLEEGHQVAAFARREKELKKLGSSKSKQNLFIKHDVTEYSKVPGEFAKAVKALGGLDEIYYASGVMHRVGPEEFSVPKDIEMLEVNLLGCVAWLDCAATYFQEKKAGKIIGISSIAGDRGRRGNPVYNASKAGVSTYLEALRNRLAIQGIQVVTVKPGMIQTPMTDGLQGLMWLITAKEAAQVILSKVNAGKEEFYVPARWALVSFIIRMIPSFIFRRLSI from the coding sequence ATGGCTAAAAAGATCATCGTCGTAGGCGCTTCTAGCGGTATCGGAAAGGAAATCGCGACTCAATTACTGGAAGAGGGGCACCAAGTGGCGGCCTTCGCACGTAGAGAAAAGGAACTGAAGAAACTCGGTTCTTCCAAATCCAAACAGAATCTATTCATCAAACATGACGTAACGGAATATTCCAAAGTTCCGGGAGAATTTGCAAAAGCAGTCAAGGCGCTCGGCGGACTAGACGAGATCTACTATGCCTCCGGAGTGATGCATAGAGTCGGACCGGAAGAGTTCTCGGTTCCTAAAGACATAGAGATGCTGGAAGTCAATCTCCTAGGTTGCGTGGCCTGGTTGGATTGTGCGGCGACTTATTTCCAGGAAAAGAAAGCAGGAAAGATTATAGGCATTTCTTCCATAGCAGGAGACAGAGGGAGAAGGGGAAACCCCGTATATAACGCCTCTAAGGCGGGGGTCTCCACTTACCTAGAGGCTCTTAGAAATAGACTCGCGATTCAAGGAATCCAAGTGGTCACCGTAAAACCGGGAATGATCCAGACTCCAATGACGGACGGTCTCCAAGGACTCATGTGGCTTATCACCGCAAAAGAGGCTGCCCAAGTCATTCTATCCAAAGTGAACGCGGGTAAGGAAGAATTCTATGTTCCCGCTCGTTGGGCGCTGGTTTCCTTCATTATTCGAATGATTCCTTCCTTTATTTTCAGAAGACTTTCCATCTAA